A region from the Thauera humireducens genome encodes:
- a CDS encoding sigma-54-dependent Fis family transcriptional regulator gives MTSFPKLRDAREERLAHARERFFRDEMPDEDELSPLILRSWERCRDFGLDHRSAQAIDPAGRSRLSESRERSARLLELGSGVMEHVFEQIRASGSMVLLADTDGMIIHSLGDAGFVDRAERVSLQPGACWSEDVRGTNGIGTAIAERLPIEVLGAEHYLDKNIFLACNAAPIFDARGKLSGVFDISGDYRNPQRHTLGLVRLSVQLLEKRLFEAEFSNDILLAFHSRPEYIGSLQEGMIAVSPDGAVLGLNPVAREWFAGMGLSRDAAELSDIFRPSLGVILDRCKAAPNSMVRLDLRKGGEIYVQARAQRPLALANPQLVVEQGGSLPQAARHGGHAAAREPNLDSLCTGDERMQRALQRAKRIAGKDIPLLIQGESGVGKEIFAQAFHNSGPRADGPFIALNCAAIPENLIESELFGYAGGAFTGARKEGAIGKVQQAHGGTLFLDEIGDMPLAMQTRLLRVLQERCVTPVGSMKTIPVDISLVCATHRVLREAVASGEFREDLYYRVNGLTVTLPALRERTDVACLVERILRAETASLRGTPISIGADVMRFFEQYGWPGNIRQLQSVIRVAVALLDDDESVIEAFHLPEELFGADQQRDDAEPNRSPLVNEHTDAPPIMTASPTANAAPRSLDEIELDAIATVMREVGGNVSAAARRLGISRNTLYRKLGKIG, from the coding sequence ATGACGAGTTTTCCCAAACTCAGGGATGCTCGCGAGGAACGGCTCGCCCATGCCCGCGAGCGCTTCTTCCGCGACGAGATGCCCGACGAGGATGAGCTCTCGCCCTTGATCCTGCGCTCGTGGGAGCGCTGTCGCGACTTCGGGCTCGACCACCGCAGCGCGCAGGCAATCGATCCGGCAGGCCGCAGCCGCCTGTCGGAGTCCCGGGAGCGCAGCGCCCGCCTGCTGGAGCTCGGCAGTGGCGTGATGGAGCACGTGTTCGAGCAGATCCGCGCCTCGGGCAGCATGGTGTTGCTGGCCGACACCGACGGCATGATCATCCACAGCCTGGGCGATGCGGGTTTTGTCGATCGTGCGGAGCGCGTCTCGCTGCAGCCCGGTGCATGCTGGAGCGAGGATGTGCGCGGCACGAACGGCATCGGCACCGCCATCGCGGAGCGCCTGCCCATCGAGGTGCTCGGCGCCGAACACTATCTGGACAAGAACATCTTTCTTGCGTGCAATGCAGCGCCGATATTCGACGCCCGGGGCAAGCTCTCAGGCGTGTTCGACATCTCGGGCGACTATCGCAATCCCCAGCGCCATACGCTGGGCCTGGTGCGCCTGTCGGTGCAACTGCTGGAGAAGCGCCTGTTCGAGGCGGAGTTCTCCAACGACATCCTGCTCGCCTTCCACTCGCGTCCCGAATACATCGGCAGCCTGCAGGAAGGCATGATTGCCGTGAGCCCTGACGGCGCCGTTCTGGGGCTGAATCCCGTGGCACGCGAGTGGTTTGCGGGCATGGGCCTGTCGCGTGACGCCGCTGAGCTGTCGGACATTTTCCGCCCCAGCCTGGGCGTGATCCTCGATCGTTGCAAGGCGGCGCCCAATTCGATGGTCAGGCTGGACCTGCGCAAGGGTGGCGAGATCTACGTGCAGGCGCGCGCTCAACGACCGCTCGCGCTCGCCAATCCCCAGCTGGTGGTGGAGCAGGGGGGCTCGCTGCCTCAGGCTGCACGGCACGGCGGCCATGCTGCTGCACGCGAGCCCAATCTCGACTCGCTATGCACCGGCGACGAGCGCATGCAGCGCGCGCTGCAGCGCGCCAAGCGGATCGCGGGCAAGGACATTCCCCTGCTCATTCAGGGCGAATCGGGCGTGGGCAAGGAGATCTTCGCCCAGGCCTTCCACAACAGCGGGCCACGGGCAGACGGCCCCTTCATTGCACTGAACTGCGCAGCGATCCCCGAGAACCTGATCGAGTCCGAACTGTTCGGCTATGCCGGCGGCGCATTCACCGGTGCGCGCAAGGAAGGCGCCATCGGCAAGGTGCAGCAGGCACACGGCGGCACCCTGTTCCTGGACGAGATCGGCGACATGCCGTTGGCGATGCAGACCCGCCTGCTGCGTGTGCTGCAGGAGCGCTGTGTCACGCCCGTCGGCTCGATGAAGACGATCCCGGTCGATATCTCGCTCGTGTGCGCGACCCACCGCGTGCTGCGCGAAGCCGTCGCCAGCGGCGAGTTCCGCGAGGACCTCTACTACCGCGTGAACGGCCTGACCGTCACCTTGCCCGCCTTGCGCGAACGCACCGACGTTGCCTGCCTCGTGGAGCGCATCCTCAGGGCCGAGACAGCGTCGCTTCGTGGCACCCCGATCAGCATTGGCGCCGACGTCATGCGTTTCTTCGAGCAGTACGGCTGGCCGGGCAACATCCGCCAGTTGCAGAGCGTGATCCGGGTGGCCGTCGCACTGCTCGATGACGACGAAAGCGTCATCGAAGCCTTCCATCTCCCCGAGGAACTCTTCGGCGCGGATCAGCAACGTGACGACGCAGAACCGAACCGTTCGCCGCTGGTCAATGAACACACTGATGCACCACCGATCATGACTGCGTCACCGACAGCAAATGCAGCCCCCCGCAGTCTCGACGAGATCGAGCTCGATGCGATTGCCACGGTGATGCGTGAAGTCGGTGGGAACGTATCCGCCGCTGCACGTCGGCTCGGCATCAGCCGCAACACCTTGTACCGAAAACTCGGAAAGATCGGCTGA
- the def gene encoding peptide deformylase, translating to MTVRTLLKMGDPRLLQPAAPVTAFGTPELEALIADMFDTMAVSGGVGLAAPQIGVGLQVVIFGFERSERYPDAPPVPRTILLNPEITPLDDATEEGWEGCLSVPRLRGMVPRSVRIRYRGFDPQGKAIDRTAEGFHARVVQHECDHLLGVLYPMRIKDLRRFGYTDVLFPELA from the coding sequence ATGACCGTCCGCACACTTCTGAAGATGGGCGACCCGCGTCTGCTGCAGCCGGCCGCCCCGGTGACCGCGTTTGGTACGCCCGAGCTAGAAGCGCTGATCGCAGACATGTTCGACACCATGGCCGTGAGCGGTGGTGTCGGGCTGGCCGCACCGCAGATCGGTGTGGGCCTGCAGGTCGTCATCTTCGGGTTCGAACGCAGCGAGCGTTACCCGGACGCCCCGCCCGTGCCGCGTACGATCCTGCTGAATCCGGAGATCACACCGCTCGACGACGCCACGGAAGAGGGCTGGGAAGGTTGCCTTTCCGTACCGCGCCTGCGAGGCATGGTCCCACGCAGCGTGAGGATCCGCTATCGGGGCTTCGATCCGCAGGGGAAGGCCATCGACCGTACCGCCGAGGGCTTTCACGCGCGCGTCGTGCAGCACGAATGCGACCACCTTCTTGGCGTGCTCTATCCGATGCGGATCAAGGATCTGCGCCGCTTCGGGTACACCGACGTTCTGTTTCCCGAGCTCGCGTAA
- a CDS encoding DUF6455 family protein, with protein sequence MNIIKNWAERTQRRMTMMQRMIQRLDVDSSKIICDDNGVTFRAMIGRCRGCEQPEVCSAWLDGKRPESSPLAFCPNAAAFEPYRSH encoded by the coding sequence ATGAACATCATCAAGAACTGGGCCGAACGAACTCAGCGCCGCATGACCATGATGCAACGCATGATCCAGCGGCTCGACGTCGATAGCTCAAAGATCATCTGCGACGACAACGGCGTGACATTCCGCGCAATGATCGGACGCTGCCGCGGCTGCGAACAGCCCGAGGTCTGCAGCGCCTGGCTGGACGGCAAGCGCCCGGAGTCCAGCCCACTGGCTTTTTGCCCGAACGCCGCAGCCTTCGAGCCTTACCGAAGCCACTGA
- a CDS encoding mannose-1-phosphate guanylyltransferase/mannose-6-phosphate isomerase, with protein MIIKSVILSGGSGTRLWPASRESYPKQLLPLTGERSLLQETGLRLKDFGAREVDPRPLVVTNEEYRFIIAEQLRQIGVRAPQIVLEPFGRNTAPALTLAALAAQEEGDPILLVMPADHVITDIAAFQQSIADGSAFAADGALVTFGIVPDRPETGYGYIRSGEALAEGRLGRALVEFVEKPDRDTAQRYVDSGEYFWNSGIFMMKASVWLRAIRHFNPDMANACEAAYAGRKPDADFIRLEQGAFERCPSDSIDYAVMERLADAPELGTGVVVPMAAGWSDVGAWDALWAVSDKDAAGNAGRGQVLFEDCRNTLVHSGSRLVAAVGCDDMVVVETPDAVMVAHKDHTQDVKKVVARLKAEGRSLTKSHRKVYRPWGWYDSIDAGERFQVKRIVVNPGAKLSLQMHHHRAEHWVVVKGTAEVTCGERTFLLGENESTYIPLGHTHRLANPGKVPLEIIEVQSGSYLGEDDIVRFEDTYGRSS; from the coding sequence ATGATCATCAAGAGCGTCATTCTTTCCGGCGGATCGGGCACGCGGCTCTGGCCGGCGTCGCGCGAGAGCTATCCGAAGCAACTCCTGCCGCTGACCGGCGAGCGTTCGCTGCTGCAGGAAACGGGCTTGCGGCTGAAGGACTTCGGCGCGCGGGAGGTGGATCCGCGTCCGCTCGTCGTGACCAACGAGGAATACCGCTTCATCATCGCCGAACAATTGCGCCAGATCGGCGTACGCGCTCCGCAGATCGTGCTCGAACCCTTCGGGCGCAACACCGCGCCGGCGCTGACGCTCGCCGCGCTGGCCGCACAGGAGGAGGGCGATCCGATCCTGCTGGTGATGCCGGCAGACCATGTCATCACCGACATCGCCGCCTTCCAGCAGTCGATCGCGGACGGCAGCGCCTTCGCTGCGGATGGCGCCCTGGTCACCTTCGGCATCGTGCCGGACCGGCCCGAAACGGGTTACGGCTACATCCGCAGCGGCGAGGCACTCGCGGAGGGGCGCCTTGGTCGAGCCTTGGTCGAATTCGTCGAGAAACCCGACCGCGACACCGCGCAGCGTTACGTCGATAGCGGCGAGTACTTCTGGAACAGCGGCATCTTCATGATGAAGGCCTCGGTGTGGCTGCGGGCGATCCGCCACTTCAACCCGGATATGGCGAACGCCTGCGAGGCGGCCTATGCGGGTCGCAAGCCGGATGCCGATTTCATCCGCCTGGAGCAGGGCGCTTTCGAGCGCTGCCCGAGCGACTCGATCGACTATGCGGTCATGGAACGGCTCGCCGACGCGCCTGAGCTTGGTACGGGCGTGGTGGTACCGATGGCGGCCGGCTGGTCGGACGTCGGCGCCTGGGACGCGCTGTGGGCCGTGTCGGACAAGGATGCCGCCGGCAACGCGGGGCGTGGTCAGGTGCTGTTCGAGGACTGCCGTAACACGCTGGTGCATTCGGGCAGCCGCCTGGTGGCGGCGGTCGGCTGCGATGACATGGTCGTGGTGGAAACGCCGGACGCGGTGATGGTGGCGCACAAGGACCATACGCAGGACGTGAAGAAGGTCGTCGCGCGCCTCAAGGCCGAAGGCCGCAGCCTGACGAAGAGCCATCGCAAGGTGTATCGCCCGTGGGGCTGGTACGACTCGATCGATGCGGGCGAGCGCTTCCAGGTGAAGCGCATCGTTGTCAATCCGGGCGCCAAGCTCAGCCTGCAGATGCATCACCACCGGGCCGAGCACTGGGTCGTGGTCAAGGGCACGGCCGAAGTCACCTGCGGCGAACGGACCTTCCTGCTGGGTGAGAACGAGTCGACCTACATCCCGCTAGGTCATACACACCGGCTCGCGAATCCGGGCAAGGTGCCGCTGGAGATCATCGAGGTGCAGTCGGGCAGCTATCTCGGCGAGGACGACATCGTGCGCTTCGAGGACACCTACGGACGCAGCAGCTGA
- the rfbD gene encoding dTDP-4-dehydrorhamnose reductase, whose translation MRILLLGKNGQVGWEAQHALAPLGEVVALDRSGRDGLCGDLGQPDALAATVRELAPAVIVNAAAYTAVDKAESEPALAQRINADAVGVLAREAAALGALLVHYSTDYVFDGSGERPWREDDATGPLSVYGTTKLAGEDAIRDSGCDHLIFRTSWVHAARGGNFARTMLRLAAERERLTVIDDQIGAPTGADLIADVSAHAIRSTLADSSLCGTYHLAASGQTSWHGYASFVIEAARAAGRPLAVREIAPIPTSSYPTPAVRPLNSRLDTTRLRIRFGLHLPDWREGVSRMLVEIG comes from the coding sequence ATGAGAATCCTGCTGCTGGGCAAGAACGGGCAGGTCGGCTGGGAAGCGCAGCACGCATTGGCGCCGCTTGGCGAAGTGGTGGCGCTGGACCGCAGCGGCCGCGACGGGCTGTGCGGCGATCTGGGTCAGCCCGATGCACTCGCCGCTACCGTGCGCGAACTGGCGCCTGCCGTGATCGTGAACGCCGCAGCGTATACGGCGGTCGACAAGGCAGAGAGCGAGCCTGCTCTGGCGCAGCGCATCAACGCCGATGCGGTGGGCGTGCTGGCGCGCGAGGCTGCGGCCTTGGGTGCGTTGCTGGTGCATTACTCGACCGACTACGTGTTCGACGGCAGCGGTGAGCGGCCGTGGCGCGAGGATGACGCCACCGGTCCGTTGTCCGTCTATGGCACGACCAAGCTTGCCGGCGAGGACGCGATCCGGGACAGCGGCTGCGATCACCTGATCTTCCGCACTTCGTGGGTGCATGCGGCACGCGGCGGCAACTTTGCCCGCACCATGCTGCGCCTGGCGGCGGAGCGCGAGCGGCTCACCGTCATCGACGACCAGATCGGCGCGCCAACCGGTGCGGACCTGATCGCCGATGTCAGCGCTCACGCAATCCGCAGTACGCTGGCGGACAGCAGCCTGTGCGGCACCTATCACCTGGCGGCGTCCGGCCAGACGAGCTGGCATGGCTACGCCAGCTTCGTCATCGAGGCAGCCCGCGCCGCGGGACGGCCCTTGGCCGTGCGAGAGATCGCCCCTATCCCGACATCGAGCTATCCGACGCCGGCAGTGCGCCCGCTGAACTCCCGGCTTGACACGACCCGGCTGCGCATCCGCTTCGGCCTCCATCTGCCGGACTGGCGTGAGGGTGTGAGCCGCATGCTGGTCGAAATCGGCTGA
- the rfbB gene encoding dTDP-glucose 4,6-dehydratase, with the protein MILVTGGAGFIGANFVLDWLARSDEPILNLDLLTYAGNLETLAALRGDARHVFVQGDICDRALVDRLLAEYRPRAIVHFAAESHVDRSIHGPAAFVRTNVEGTFTLLEAARTYRETLEAGVQAAFRFLHISTDEVYGSLGPQDPPFAETKTYEPNSPYSASKAASDHLVRAWHHTYGLPVLTTNCSNNYGPWQFPEKLIPLVIVNALAGKPLPVYGDGLNVRDWLYVTDHCSAIREVLARGTPGETYNVGGWNEKANIDIVRTICTLLDELRPSPEGGYARLISHVTDRPGHDRRYAIDARKIERELGWRPAETFETGIRKTVQWYLDNPQWIADVQSGAYRDWVAANYGDRGQGA; encoded by the coding sequence TTGATTCTCGTGACCGGCGGCGCCGGCTTCATCGGCGCAAATTTCGTCCTCGACTGGCTCGCACGCAGCGACGAGCCCATCCTCAACCTCGACCTGCTGACCTACGCCGGCAACCTCGAAACGCTCGCCGCGCTGCGGGGCGATGCGCGCCATGTCTTCGTGCAGGGGGATATCTGCGACCGTGCCCTGGTCGATCGCCTGCTGGCCGAGTATCGGCCGCGCGCGATCGTGCATTTTGCGGCCGAAAGCCATGTCGACCGTTCGATCCACGGCCCGGCCGCCTTCGTGCGCACCAACGTCGAGGGCACGTTTACGCTGCTGGAGGCCGCGCGCACCTATCGCGAGACGCTCGAGGCCGGGGTGCAGGCCGCGTTCCGCTTCCTGCACATCAGCACGGACGAGGTCTATGGCTCGCTCGGCCCGCAGGATCCGCCCTTTGCCGAAACCAAGACCTACGAGCCGAACAGCCCGTACTCGGCGAGCAAGGCCGCCAGCGACCACCTCGTGCGCGCCTGGCATCACACCTACGGCCTGCCGGTGCTGACGACCAACTGCTCGAACAACTACGGCCCCTGGCAGTTCCCGGAGAAGCTGATTCCGCTGGTGATCGTCAATGCTCTGGCCGGCAAGCCGCTGCCGGTGTACGGCGATGGCCTCAACGTGCGCGACTGGCTGTACGTGACCGACCACTGCAGCGCGATCCGCGAGGTGCTGGCGCGCGGCACGCCAGGCGAGACTTACAACGTCGGCGGCTGGAACGAGAAGGCCAACATCGACATCGTGCGCACGATCTGCACCCTGCTCGACGAGTTGCGGCCTTCGCCCGAGGGCGGCTACGCACGCCTGATCTCCCACGTCACGGACCGCCCGGGCCATGACCGCCGCTACGCCATCGATGCGCGCAAGATCGAACGCGAACTGGGCTGGCGTCCGGCCGAGACTTTCGAGACCGGCATCCGCAAGACCGTGCAGTGGTATCTCGACAACCCGCAGTGGATTGCCGACGTGCAGAGCGGGGCATATCGCGACTGGGTGGCCGCCAACTACGGCGACCGGGGGCAGGGCGCATGA
- a CDS encoding lipocalin-like domain-containing protein, whose protein sequence is MGNFSLGTVLVGAWMVVGTLIFPGPVVAQVAPTTPPYPPVLSGQALQFPRDFGAHPDYRTEWWYITGWLRDEAGVERGFQLTFFRVRTRIGEDNPSRFAPSQLVLAHAAVADPATGRLRHAERAARAYPGLAEAVEGRTVVRVGDWFLAGGEAALAGYRSRIEAEDFGFELEFEPGGAPVLNGSAGFSQKAPDPINASYYYSRPQLKVSGTLKLDGRTLAVTGHAWLDHEWSSEILPEGARGWDWIGINLHDGGSLMLFQMRDGEGRAMWAAGTLGDAQGGARRFRPDEVRFEPLRYWQSPRTGARYPVEWRLHLADGRILHLAPLMDDQELDSRASTGAVYWEGAVRLREASPDGQERETGQGYLEMTGYADRLRM, encoded by the coding sequence ATGGGCAACTTCTCGCTGGGCACGGTGCTTGTCGGTGCGTGGATGGTCGTTGGAACGCTGATCTTCCCTGGCCCTGTCGTCGCGCAGGTCGCGCCGACTACGCCGCCCTATCCCCCGGTCCTGTCCGGGCAGGCGCTGCAGTTCCCCCGGGACTTCGGCGCTCATCCGGACTACCGTACCGAATGGTGGTACATCACCGGCTGGCTCAGGGACGAGGCCGGCGTCGAGCGCGGCTTCCAGCTCACCTTCTTCCGTGTGCGGACGCGGATCGGCGAGGACAACCCGAGCCGCTTCGCGCCAAGCCAGTTGGTGCTCGCGCATGCGGCCGTGGCCGACCCCGCGACAGGGCGTCTTCGCCATGCGGAACGCGCCGCGCGTGCCTATCCGGGGCTGGCCGAGGCGGTGGAGGGCAGGACGGTCGTGCGGGTCGGCGACTGGTTCCTGGCGGGCGGCGAGGCAGCGCTTGCCGGCTATCGCAGCCGCATCGAAGCGGAGGATTTCGGCTTCGAACTCGAGTTCGAGCCGGGGGGCGCGCCCGTGCTGAATGGCAGCGCGGGGTTCAGCCAGAAGGCGCCGGATCCGATCAACGCCAGCTACTACTACAGTCGCCCGCAGTTGAAGGTGTCGGGCACGCTGAAGCTGGACGGCAGGACCTTGGCCGTGACCGGGCACGCCTGGCTCGACCACGAGTGGTCGAGCGAGATCCTGCCCGAGGGTGCGCGCGGCTGGGACTGGATCGGCATCAACCTGCACGACGGCGGCTCGCTGATGCTGTTCCAGATGCGTGACGGGGAAGGGCGGGCAATGTGGGCGGCGGGCACGCTGGGCGATGCGCAGGGCGGGGCGAGGCGCTTCCGGCCCGACGAGGTCCGCTTCGAGCCGCTGCGGTACTGGCAGTCGCCGCGCACCGGTGCGCGCTACCCGGTGGAGTGGCGCCTGCATCTGGCCGATGGCCGCATCCTGCACCTGGCCCCGCTGATGGACGACCAGGAACTCGACAGCCGGGCATCCACCGGCGCGGTGTATTGGGAGGGCGCTGTACGTCTGCGCGAGGCGTCGCCGGATGGCCAGGAACGCGAGACCGGACAGGGCTACCTGGAGATGACCGGCTATGCCGATCGCCTGAGGATGTAG